From Onychostoma macrolepis isolate SWU-2019 chromosome 19, ASM1243209v1, whole genome shotgun sequence, a single genomic window includes:
- the pou2f2a gene encoding POU domain, class 2, transcription factor 2 isoform X5 → MFVPLPVPLVFQRTAPDFSAWRLKSPLPLRSGNSVDIRMSKAVEDDKMGTELPVDSTDSERNSPEASDQTQPMKTSPFCLSPAPSNTKVKAEEAVEMTSVHAPPPPPAQPSLPHTQLMLAGSQLAGLAALLPAQQQLLLQQAQAQLLAAAVQQSNAAHAAHAAAAANQQQQTQQQQANQAAAQAQSQAKPEQAPPPLLSQPIQLTAQAFCHSLQDIQQLLQLQQLVLMPGHHLQSPAQFLLPQAQAQQSQQGLLSTSNLIPLPQQSPGSLLTSPSRLGLQAQREKSVESVVSSAPSSAPPMSSVPTVTAHAEEPSDLEELEQFARTFKQRRIKLGFTQGDVGMAMGKLYGNDFSQTTISRFEALNLSFKNMCKLKPLLEKWLSDAETMAIDNMLPSPSSLSSPLLGFEGLPGRRRKKRTSIETNVRIALERNFISNQKPTSEEILLMAEQLNMEKEVIRVWFCNRRQKEKRINPSSATPPLPNHPPTHKPPCYSPHMMSSQGLAQAATSLSTTAVSPTPSVACPLNPSGHAAMSSAPSSVTPPPLSTVSPTPPSLSSPGLNTGNTMMGVSTGMNQALISSNPLATMQALAASGGQMPISALEGSGQMFLGGAGGPGAGLRQSLFLNRPTLLPLARSAGMGLVGTPRASPPPGASGTSPDSCSVSPCSSPASFCSLGDASPPPLGGAMAE, encoded by the exons tAGATATCAGGATGTCTAAAGCCGTCGAGGACGACAAGATGGGGACTGAGCTTCCAGTGGACAGTACAG ACTCTGAGAGGAACAGTCCAGAGGCCAGCGATCAG ACCCAGCCGATGAAAACAAGTCCTTTCTGCCTGTCTCCTGCACCCAGCAACacaaag GTGAAAGCCGAGGAGGCCGTTGAGATGACCAGTGTTCACgctcctccacctcctccagCTCAGCCGTCTCTGCCACACACACAACTCATGCTGGCGGGCAGTCAGCTCGCAGGG CTGGCCGCTCTCCTCCCTGCACAGCAGCAGCTGTTGTTGCAGCAGGCTCAAGCGCAGCTGTTAGCCGCAGCCGTGCAGCAGTCAAACGCTGCGCATGCCGCCCATGCAGCCGCGGCAGCCAATCAGCAGCAGCAGACGCAGCAGCAGCAGGCCAATCAGGCAGCAGCACAAGCCCAGTCTCAAGCCAAACCTGAACAAGCTCCGCCTCCACTTTTGTCACAGCCTATCCAGCTCACTGCCCAG GCTTTCTGTCATTCTCTGCAGGACATTCAGCAGTTGCTGCAGTTACAGCAGCTGGTCCTGATGCCCGGTCATCATCTACAGTCTCCAGCTCAGTTCCTGCTTCCTCAAGCCCAGGCTCAGCAGAGTCAGCAAG GTTTGCTCTCGACATCAAATTTGATTCCACTACCTCAGCAGAGCCCAGGGAGTCTCCTGACCTCCCCATCTAGACTGGGCCTTCAAGCACAG AGGGAGAAGAGCGTGGAGAGCGTTGTGAGCTCCGCCCCCTCCTCAGCCCCACCCATGAGCTCCGTTCCCACGGTGACAGCACACGCCGAGGAGCCCAGCGATCTGGAGGAGCTCGAACAGTTCGCCAGAACCTTCAAACAGAGGAGAATTAAACTGGGCTTcacacag GGGGACGTGGGTATGGCCATGGGTAAACTCTACGGCAATGACTTCAGTCAGACCACCATCTCACGCTTCGAGGCTCTCAACCTCAGCTTCAAGAACATGTGCAAGCTCAAGCCCTTGCTGGAGAAATGGCTGAGCGACGCAG AAACCATGGCGATAGACAACATGCTGCCGAGCCCCAGTTCGCTGTCCTCACCTCTGCTGGGCTTCGAAGGCTTGCCTGGACGCCGCCGAAAGAAACGCACCAGCATCGAGACCAACGTCCGCATAGCCCTGGAGCGCAACTTCATCTCG AACCAGAAGCCTACCTCTGAAGAAATCCTGCTGATGGCCGAGCAGCTCAACATGGAGAAAGAGGTCATCCGAGTCTGGTTCTGCAACCGGCGGCAGAAAGAGAAGCGTATAAACCCCAGCAGCGCCACTCCTCCTCTGCCCAATCATCCTCCGACGCACAAACCGCCCTGCTACAGCCCGCACATG ATGTCCAGTCAGGGACTGGCTCAGGCCGCTACCAGTCTCAGCACAACAG CCGTCAGTCCCACACCTTCTGTGGCCTGCCCTCTCAACCCCAGTGGACATGCAGCAATGAGCTCCGCCCCTTCCTCCGTGACTCCGCCTCCTCTCAGCACAGTCAGCCCCACTCCGCCCAGTCTCAGCAGCCCTGGCCTGAACACAGG GAACACAATGATGGGTGTAAGCACAGGAATGAACCAGGCCCTCATCAGCAGCAACCCTCTGGCCACAATGCAAG CCCTGGCTGCCAGTGGTGGCCAGATGCCCATTTCTGCTCTTGAGGGCAGCGGTCAAATGTTCCTGGGTGGAGCTGGAGGTCCAGGAGCTGGACTTCGTCAGTCCCTCTTCCTAAACCGCCCCACTTTACTGCCCCTGGCGAGGAGCGCAGGCATGGGTCTGGTCGGCACCCCCAGGGCTTCTCCGCCTCCTGGCGCCAGCGGCACAAGCCCAGACTCCTGCTCCGTCTCCCCCTGCTCAAGCCCCGCCTCCTTCTGCTCGTTAGGTGATGCCTCACCGCCCCCTCTGGGCGGAGCCATGGCTGAGTGA
- the pou2f2a gene encoding POU domain, class 2, transcription factor 2 isoform X8, whose protein sequence is MFVPLPVPLVFQRTAPDFSAWRLKSPLPLRSGNSVDIRMSKAVEDDKMGTELPVDSTDSERNSPEASDQTQPMKTSPFCLSPAPSNTKVKAEEAVEMTSVHAPPPPPAQPSLPHTQLMLAGSQLAGAFCHSLQDIQQLLQLQQLVLMPGHHLQSPAQFLLPQAQAQQSQQGLLSTSNLIPLPQQSPGSLLTSPSRLGLQAQHHLDDRLWSLQREKSVESVVSSAPSSAPPMSSVPTVTAHAEEPSDLEELEQFARTFKQRRIKLGFTQGDVGMAMGKLYGNDFSQTTISRFEALNLSFKNMCKLKPLLEKWLSDAETMAIDNMLPSPSSLSSPLLGFEGLPGRRRKKRTSIETNVRIALERNFISNQKPTSEEILLMAEQLNMEKEVIRVWFCNRRQKEKRINPSSATPPLPNHPPTHKPPCYSPHMMSSQGLAQAATSLSTTAVSPTPSVACPLNPSGHAAMSSAPSSVTPPPLSTVSPTPPSLSSPGLNTGNTMMGVSTGMNQALISSNPLATMQALAASGGQMPISALEGSGQMFLGGAGGPGAGLRQSLFLNRPTLLPLARSAGMGLVGTPRASPPPGASGTSPDSCSVSPCSSPASFCSLGDASPPPLGGAMAE, encoded by the exons tAGATATCAGGATGTCTAAAGCCGTCGAGGACGACAAGATGGGGACTGAGCTTCCAGTGGACAGTACAG ACTCTGAGAGGAACAGTCCAGAGGCCAGCGATCAG ACCCAGCCGATGAAAACAAGTCCTTTCTGCCTGTCTCCTGCACCCAGCAACacaaag GTGAAAGCCGAGGAGGCCGTTGAGATGACCAGTGTTCACgctcctccacctcctccagCTCAGCCGTCTCTGCCACACACACAACTCATGCTGGCGGGCAGTCAGCTCGCAGGG GCTTTCTGTCATTCTCTGCAGGACATTCAGCAGTTGCTGCAGTTACAGCAGCTGGTCCTGATGCCCGGTCATCATCTACAGTCTCCAGCTCAGTTCCTGCTTCCTCAAGCCCAGGCTCAGCAGAGTCAGCAAG GTTTGCTCTCGACATCAAATTTGATTCCACTACCTCAGCAGAGCCCAGGGAGTCTCCTGACCTCCCCATCTAGACTGGGCCTTCAAGCACAG CATCATCTTGACGACAGGCTGTGGTCATTGCAGAGGGAGAAGAGCGTGGAGAGCGTTGTGAGCTCCGCCCCCTCCTCAGCCCCACCCATGAGCTCCGTTCCCACGGTGACAGCACACGCCGAGGAGCCCAGCGATCTGGAGGAGCTCGAACAGTTCGCCAGAACCTTCAAACAGAGGAGAATTAAACTGGGCTTcacacag GGGGACGTGGGTATGGCCATGGGTAAACTCTACGGCAATGACTTCAGTCAGACCACCATCTCACGCTTCGAGGCTCTCAACCTCAGCTTCAAGAACATGTGCAAGCTCAAGCCCTTGCTGGAGAAATGGCTGAGCGACGCAG AAACCATGGCGATAGACAACATGCTGCCGAGCCCCAGTTCGCTGTCCTCACCTCTGCTGGGCTTCGAAGGCTTGCCTGGACGCCGCCGAAAGAAACGCACCAGCATCGAGACCAACGTCCGCATAGCCCTGGAGCGCAACTTCATCTCG AACCAGAAGCCTACCTCTGAAGAAATCCTGCTGATGGCCGAGCAGCTCAACATGGAGAAAGAGGTCATCCGAGTCTGGTTCTGCAACCGGCGGCAGAAAGAGAAGCGTATAAACCCCAGCAGCGCCACTCCTCCTCTGCCCAATCATCCTCCGACGCACAAACCGCCCTGCTACAGCCCGCACATG ATGTCCAGTCAGGGACTGGCTCAGGCCGCTACCAGTCTCAGCACAACAG CCGTCAGTCCCACACCTTCTGTGGCCTGCCCTCTCAACCCCAGTGGACATGCAGCAATGAGCTCCGCCCCTTCCTCCGTGACTCCGCCTCCTCTCAGCACAGTCAGCCCCACTCCGCCCAGTCTCAGCAGCCCTGGCCTGAACACAGG GAACACAATGATGGGTGTAAGCACAGGAATGAACCAGGCCCTCATCAGCAGCAACCCTCTGGCCACAATGCAAG CCCTGGCTGCCAGTGGTGGCCAGATGCCCATTTCTGCTCTTGAGGGCAGCGGTCAAATGTTCCTGGGTGGAGCTGGAGGTCCAGGAGCTGGACTTCGTCAGTCCCTCTTCCTAAACCGCCCCACTTTACTGCCCCTGGCGAGGAGCGCAGGCATGGGTCTGGTCGGCACCCCCAGGGCTTCTCCGCCTCCTGGCGCCAGCGGCACAAGCCCAGACTCCTGCTCCGTCTCCCCCTGCTCAAGCCCCGCCTCCTTCTGCTCGTTAGGTGATGCCTCACCGCCCCCTCTGGGCGGAGCCATGGCTGAGTGA
- the pou2f2a gene encoding POU domain, class 2, transcription factor 2 isoform X9 translates to MFVPLPVPLVFQRTAPDFSAWRLKSPLPLRSGNSVDIRMSKAVEDDKMGTELPVDSTDSERNSPEASDQTQPMKTSPFCLSPAPSNTKVKAEEAVEMTSVHAPPPPPAQPSLPHTQLMLAGSQLAGDIQQLLQLQQLVLMPGHHLQSPAQFLLPQAQAQQSQQGLLSTSNLIPLPQQSPGSLLTSPSRLGLQAQHHLDDRLWSLQREKSVESVVSSAPSSAPPMSSVPTVTAHAEEPSDLEELEQFARTFKQRRIKLGFTQGDVGMAMGKLYGNDFSQTTISRFEALNLSFKNMCKLKPLLEKWLSDAETMAIDNMLPSPSSLSSPLLGFEGLPGRRRKKRTSIETNVRIALERNFISNQKPTSEEILLMAEQLNMEKEVIRVWFCNRRQKEKRINPSSATPPLPNHPPTHKPPCYSPHMMSSQGLAQAATSLSTTAVSPTPSVACPLNPSGHAAMSSAPSSVTPPPLSTVSPTPPSLSSPGLNTGNTMMGVSTGMNQALISSNPLATMQALAASGGQMPISALEGSGQMFLGGAGGPGAGLRQSLFLNRPTLLPLARSAGMGLVGTPRASPPPGASGTSPDSCSVSPCSSPASFCSLGDASPPPLGGAMAE, encoded by the exons tAGATATCAGGATGTCTAAAGCCGTCGAGGACGACAAGATGGGGACTGAGCTTCCAGTGGACAGTACAG ACTCTGAGAGGAACAGTCCAGAGGCCAGCGATCAG ACCCAGCCGATGAAAACAAGTCCTTTCTGCCTGTCTCCTGCACCCAGCAACacaaag GTGAAAGCCGAGGAGGCCGTTGAGATGACCAGTGTTCACgctcctccacctcctccagCTCAGCCGTCTCTGCCACACACACAACTCATGCTGGCGGGCAGTCAGCTCGCAGGG GACATTCAGCAGTTGCTGCAGTTACAGCAGCTGGTCCTGATGCCCGGTCATCATCTACAGTCTCCAGCTCAGTTCCTGCTTCCTCAAGCCCAGGCTCAGCAGAGTCAGCAAG GTTTGCTCTCGACATCAAATTTGATTCCACTACCTCAGCAGAGCCCAGGGAGTCTCCTGACCTCCCCATCTAGACTGGGCCTTCAAGCACAG CATCATCTTGACGACAGGCTGTGGTCATTGCAGAGGGAGAAGAGCGTGGAGAGCGTTGTGAGCTCCGCCCCCTCCTCAGCCCCACCCATGAGCTCCGTTCCCACGGTGACAGCACACGCCGAGGAGCCCAGCGATCTGGAGGAGCTCGAACAGTTCGCCAGAACCTTCAAACAGAGGAGAATTAAACTGGGCTTcacacag GGGGACGTGGGTATGGCCATGGGTAAACTCTACGGCAATGACTTCAGTCAGACCACCATCTCACGCTTCGAGGCTCTCAACCTCAGCTTCAAGAACATGTGCAAGCTCAAGCCCTTGCTGGAGAAATGGCTGAGCGACGCAG AAACCATGGCGATAGACAACATGCTGCCGAGCCCCAGTTCGCTGTCCTCACCTCTGCTGGGCTTCGAAGGCTTGCCTGGACGCCGCCGAAAGAAACGCACCAGCATCGAGACCAACGTCCGCATAGCCCTGGAGCGCAACTTCATCTCG AACCAGAAGCCTACCTCTGAAGAAATCCTGCTGATGGCCGAGCAGCTCAACATGGAGAAAGAGGTCATCCGAGTCTGGTTCTGCAACCGGCGGCAGAAAGAGAAGCGTATAAACCCCAGCAGCGCCACTCCTCCTCTGCCCAATCATCCTCCGACGCACAAACCGCCCTGCTACAGCCCGCACATG ATGTCCAGTCAGGGACTGGCTCAGGCCGCTACCAGTCTCAGCACAACAG CCGTCAGTCCCACACCTTCTGTGGCCTGCCCTCTCAACCCCAGTGGACATGCAGCAATGAGCTCCGCCCCTTCCTCCGTGACTCCGCCTCCTCTCAGCACAGTCAGCCCCACTCCGCCCAGTCTCAGCAGCCCTGGCCTGAACACAGG GAACACAATGATGGGTGTAAGCACAGGAATGAACCAGGCCCTCATCAGCAGCAACCCTCTGGCCACAATGCAAG CCCTGGCTGCCAGTGGTGGCCAGATGCCCATTTCTGCTCTTGAGGGCAGCGGTCAAATGTTCCTGGGTGGAGCTGGAGGTCCAGGAGCTGGACTTCGTCAGTCCCTCTTCCTAAACCGCCCCACTTTACTGCCCCTGGCGAGGAGCGCAGGCATGGGTCTGGTCGGCACCCCCAGGGCTTCTCCGCCTCCTGGCGCCAGCGGCACAAGCCCAGACTCCTGCTCCGTCTCCCCCTGCTCAAGCCCCGCCTCCTTCTGCTCGTTAGGTGATGCCTCACCGCCCCCTCTGGGCGGAGCCATGGCTGAGTGA
- the pou2f2a gene encoding POU domain, class 2, transcription factor 2 isoform X1: MFVPLPVPLVFQRTAPDFSAWRLKSPLPLRSGNSVDIRMSKAVEDDKMGTELPVDSTDSERNSPEASDQTQPMKTSPFCLSPAPSNTKVKAEEAVEMTSVHAPPPPPAQPSLPHTQLMLAGSQLAGLAALLPAQQQLLLQQAQAQLLAAAVQQSNAAHAAHAAAAANQQQQTQQQQANQAAAQAQSQAKPEQAPPPLLSQPIQLTAQAFCHSLQDIQQLLQLQQLVLMPGHHLQSPAQFLLPQAQAQQSQQGLLSTSNLIPLPQQSPGSLLTSPSRLGLQAQHHLDDRLWSLQREKSVESVVSSAPSSAPPMSSVPTVTAHAEEPSDLEELEQFARTFKQRRIKLGFTQGDVGMAMGKLYGNDFSQTTISRFEALNLSFKNMCKLKPLLEKWLSDAETMAIDNMLPSPSSLSSPLLGFEGLPGRRRKKRTSIETNVRIALERNFISNQKPTSEEILLMAEQLNMEKEVIRVWFCNRRQKEKRINPSSATPPLPNHPPTHKPPCYSPHMMSSQGLAQAATSLSTTAVSPTPSVACPLNPSGHAAMSSAPSSVTPPPLSTVSPTPPSLSSPGLNTGNTMMGVSTGMNQALISSNPLATMQALAASGGQMPISALEGSGQMFLGGAGGPGAGLRQSLFLNRPTLLPLARSAGMGLVGTPRASPPPGASGTSPDSCSVSPCSSPASFCSLGDASPPPLGGAMAE; encoded by the exons tAGATATCAGGATGTCTAAAGCCGTCGAGGACGACAAGATGGGGACTGAGCTTCCAGTGGACAGTACAG ACTCTGAGAGGAACAGTCCAGAGGCCAGCGATCAG ACCCAGCCGATGAAAACAAGTCCTTTCTGCCTGTCTCCTGCACCCAGCAACacaaag GTGAAAGCCGAGGAGGCCGTTGAGATGACCAGTGTTCACgctcctccacctcctccagCTCAGCCGTCTCTGCCACACACACAACTCATGCTGGCGGGCAGTCAGCTCGCAGGG CTGGCCGCTCTCCTCCCTGCACAGCAGCAGCTGTTGTTGCAGCAGGCTCAAGCGCAGCTGTTAGCCGCAGCCGTGCAGCAGTCAAACGCTGCGCATGCCGCCCATGCAGCCGCGGCAGCCAATCAGCAGCAGCAGACGCAGCAGCAGCAGGCCAATCAGGCAGCAGCACAAGCCCAGTCTCAAGCCAAACCTGAACAAGCTCCGCCTCCACTTTTGTCACAGCCTATCCAGCTCACTGCCCAG GCTTTCTGTCATTCTCTGCAGGACATTCAGCAGTTGCTGCAGTTACAGCAGCTGGTCCTGATGCCCGGTCATCATCTACAGTCTCCAGCTCAGTTCCTGCTTCCTCAAGCCCAGGCTCAGCAGAGTCAGCAAG GTTTGCTCTCGACATCAAATTTGATTCCACTACCTCAGCAGAGCCCAGGGAGTCTCCTGACCTCCCCATCTAGACTGGGCCTTCAAGCACAG CATCATCTTGACGACAGGCTGTGGTCATTGCAGAGGGAGAAGAGCGTGGAGAGCGTTGTGAGCTCCGCCCCCTCCTCAGCCCCACCCATGAGCTCCGTTCCCACGGTGACAGCACACGCCGAGGAGCCCAGCGATCTGGAGGAGCTCGAACAGTTCGCCAGAACCTTCAAACAGAGGAGAATTAAACTGGGCTTcacacag GGGGACGTGGGTATGGCCATGGGTAAACTCTACGGCAATGACTTCAGTCAGACCACCATCTCACGCTTCGAGGCTCTCAACCTCAGCTTCAAGAACATGTGCAAGCTCAAGCCCTTGCTGGAGAAATGGCTGAGCGACGCAG AAACCATGGCGATAGACAACATGCTGCCGAGCCCCAGTTCGCTGTCCTCACCTCTGCTGGGCTTCGAAGGCTTGCCTGGACGCCGCCGAAAGAAACGCACCAGCATCGAGACCAACGTCCGCATAGCCCTGGAGCGCAACTTCATCTCG AACCAGAAGCCTACCTCTGAAGAAATCCTGCTGATGGCCGAGCAGCTCAACATGGAGAAAGAGGTCATCCGAGTCTGGTTCTGCAACCGGCGGCAGAAAGAGAAGCGTATAAACCCCAGCAGCGCCACTCCTCCTCTGCCCAATCATCCTCCGACGCACAAACCGCCCTGCTACAGCCCGCACATG ATGTCCAGTCAGGGACTGGCTCAGGCCGCTACCAGTCTCAGCACAACAG CCGTCAGTCCCACACCTTCTGTGGCCTGCCCTCTCAACCCCAGTGGACATGCAGCAATGAGCTCCGCCCCTTCCTCCGTGACTCCGCCTCCTCTCAGCACAGTCAGCCCCACTCCGCCCAGTCTCAGCAGCCCTGGCCTGAACACAGG GAACACAATGATGGGTGTAAGCACAGGAATGAACCAGGCCCTCATCAGCAGCAACCCTCTGGCCACAATGCAAG CCCTGGCTGCCAGTGGTGGCCAGATGCCCATTTCTGCTCTTGAGGGCAGCGGTCAAATGTTCCTGGGTGGAGCTGGAGGTCCAGGAGCTGGACTTCGTCAGTCCCTCTTCCTAAACCGCCCCACTTTACTGCCCCTGGCGAGGAGCGCAGGCATGGGTCTGGTCGGCACCCCCAGGGCTTCTCCGCCTCCTGGCGCCAGCGGCACAAGCCCAGACTCCTGCTCCGTCTCCCCCTGCTCAAGCCCCGCCTCCTTCTGCTCGTTAGGTGATGCCTCACCGCCCCCTCTGGGCGGAGCCATGGCTGAGTGA
- the pou2f2a gene encoding POU domain, class 2, transcription factor 2 isoform X10, with amino-acid sequence MFVPLPVPLVFQRTAPDFSAWRLKSPLPLRSGNSVDIRMSKAVEDDKMGTELPVDSTDSERNSPEASDQTQPMKTSPFCLSPAPSNTKVKAEEAVEMTSVHAPPPPPAQPSLPHTQLMLAGSQLAGLAALLPAQQQLLLQQAQAQLLAAAVQQSNAAHAAHAAAAANQQQQTQQQQANQAAAQAQSQAKPEQAPPPLLSQPIQLTAQAFCHSLQDIQQLLQLQQLVLMPGHHLQSPAQFLLPQAQAQQSQQGLLSTSNLIPLPQQSPGSLLTSPSRLGLQAQHHLDDRLWSLQREKSVESVVSSAPSSAPPMSSVPTVTAHAEEPSDLEELEQFARTFKQRRIKLGFTQGDVGMAMGKLYGNDFSQTTISRFEALNLSFKNMCKLKPLLEKWLSDAETMAIDNMLPSPSSLSSPLLGFEGLPGRRRKKRTSIETNVRIALERNFISNQKPTSEEILLMAEQLNMEKEVIRVWFCNRRQKEKRINPSSATPPLPNHPPTHKPPCYSPHMMSSQGLAQAATSLSTTAVSPTPSVACPLNPSGHAAMSSAPSSVTPPPLSTVSPTPPSLSSPGLNTGPGCQWWPDAHFCS; translated from the exons tAGATATCAGGATGTCTAAAGCCGTCGAGGACGACAAGATGGGGACTGAGCTTCCAGTGGACAGTACAG ACTCTGAGAGGAACAGTCCAGAGGCCAGCGATCAG ACCCAGCCGATGAAAACAAGTCCTTTCTGCCTGTCTCCTGCACCCAGCAACacaaag GTGAAAGCCGAGGAGGCCGTTGAGATGACCAGTGTTCACgctcctccacctcctccagCTCAGCCGTCTCTGCCACACACACAACTCATGCTGGCGGGCAGTCAGCTCGCAGGG CTGGCCGCTCTCCTCCCTGCACAGCAGCAGCTGTTGTTGCAGCAGGCTCAAGCGCAGCTGTTAGCCGCAGCCGTGCAGCAGTCAAACGCTGCGCATGCCGCCCATGCAGCCGCGGCAGCCAATCAGCAGCAGCAGACGCAGCAGCAGCAGGCCAATCAGGCAGCAGCACAAGCCCAGTCTCAAGCCAAACCTGAACAAGCTCCGCCTCCACTTTTGTCACAGCCTATCCAGCTCACTGCCCAG GCTTTCTGTCATTCTCTGCAGGACATTCAGCAGTTGCTGCAGTTACAGCAGCTGGTCCTGATGCCCGGTCATCATCTACAGTCTCCAGCTCAGTTCCTGCTTCCTCAAGCCCAGGCTCAGCAGAGTCAGCAAG GTTTGCTCTCGACATCAAATTTGATTCCACTACCTCAGCAGAGCCCAGGGAGTCTCCTGACCTCCCCATCTAGACTGGGCCTTCAAGCACAG CATCATCTTGACGACAGGCTGTGGTCATTGCAGAGGGAGAAGAGCGTGGAGAGCGTTGTGAGCTCCGCCCCCTCCTCAGCCCCACCCATGAGCTCCGTTCCCACGGTGACAGCACACGCCGAGGAGCCCAGCGATCTGGAGGAGCTCGAACAGTTCGCCAGAACCTTCAAACAGAGGAGAATTAAACTGGGCTTcacacag GGGGACGTGGGTATGGCCATGGGTAAACTCTACGGCAATGACTTCAGTCAGACCACCATCTCACGCTTCGAGGCTCTCAACCTCAGCTTCAAGAACATGTGCAAGCTCAAGCCCTTGCTGGAGAAATGGCTGAGCGACGCAG AAACCATGGCGATAGACAACATGCTGCCGAGCCCCAGTTCGCTGTCCTCACCTCTGCTGGGCTTCGAAGGCTTGCCTGGACGCCGCCGAAAGAAACGCACCAGCATCGAGACCAACGTCCGCATAGCCCTGGAGCGCAACTTCATCTCG AACCAGAAGCCTACCTCTGAAGAAATCCTGCTGATGGCCGAGCAGCTCAACATGGAGAAAGAGGTCATCCGAGTCTGGTTCTGCAACCGGCGGCAGAAAGAGAAGCGTATAAACCCCAGCAGCGCCACTCCTCCTCTGCCCAATCATCCTCCGACGCACAAACCGCCCTGCTACAGCCCGCACATG ATGTCCAGTCAGGGACTGGCTCAGGCCGCTACCAGTCTCAGCACAACAG CCGTCAGTCCCACACCTTCTGTGGCCTGCCCTCTCAACCCCAGTGGACATGCAGCAATGAGCTCCGCCCCTTCCTCCGTGACTCCGCCTCCTCTCAGCACAGTCAGCCCCACTCCGCCCAGTCTCAGCAGCCCTGGCCTGAACACAGG CCCTGGCTGCCAGTGGTGGCCAGATGCCCATTTCTGCTCTTGA